In the genome of Mercurialis annua linkage group LG8, ddMerAnnu1.2, whole genome shotgun sequence, the window gTTATATAATTTGCTCTTTAATTTATATGAGTTCTCCCCGTAAGTTCAAGGGCTGGAGTGGTCCTTTCTCAGTTGCAAATTGCTAGAGCTTTTCCTATTTGTTCCACAAAATATAGCAGCAGCAGTAACAAGAAGAAGAATCTCAGGTTTCTACAGCCTGCATGTGACAGTCAGCTACAATGTTTACAACAATGTCCTAAATTACATACATAAATACTGGTTTATCCTAAGCTGTACTAAAGAAAATTCAAGAACTAAGTTATAACTAATAATCACTCTGAAGTTACAGAATTAGATACCTAAAATTGTTCAATCCCCTTCATAATCTCAGCCTTGCAAGTTGTCTTGTAATGCCCAGTTTGGTTACACTTACCACAATGTACAGTATGTTTTTCACGGTTAAGATCCCCGACACAAACTCGTTTCTTTTCCGGACGTCCTGGTGGCCGACGGAACTTAGGTGGTCGTACAATTTGAGCATCTTCTTCGTCCTCATCATTGGTTGCAATATTGCTCATCTTTCTCGATTCAATTTGTTCAATGATGGGGCGTATCGCTTCCGCGTATGCCTCGCGGTAACTAGCAACAGTAAAACATTTTTCTGTACAGGCGTATACATCTTTTCGACAGGAAATGATTGCTGCAACAGCATGGGAACATGGTATCCCTTGCAGTTGCCAGTCGCGACAGGAACAACTATCGGTCCCGATATTCACAATGTCGGACCGGTCTGATGATATAACCTCGAATTCAACTTCATCTGATCTAAGGACTTGGTGAGATGATGCAATGTTGATTGCTTCAATCATGTGTTTCTCAGCAGATGGAACCAGGGCGGAAAACCAAGAGTTACTCTTCGATCGCCGGTCATTAAAGTCAGCCACTAGTTTGCTTTGAATTTGCTCGAGAACCTGAATTACAGGCAATTCTCGAGCTTCGTGAATCCAGCTGTTGAATTCCTCAATATTCGAAGACATATGGCCGTACCGAGTTCCTTCAAAATACACCAACGCCCACTGGGACGGAGGATATTGCTGCAACCACTTTGCAGCTGCAGGTGAAACCTCTGAAATCTCAaccattttttctttaaaaccaGCAATAGTAGTAGCACACGCGGCTTTCCATAAAAGATGAACAAGTCTCGAGTTCTTAAATTCTTTACCAATGCTTTCACTCAAATGGTGCATACAAAATGCATAAGAACAGCTCggaaattttatctttattgcATCTACAATGCCTTTTTGTCCGTTGGACAAAAATGTATGCTGAGAAATATTCTCAACATTCGTCGCCAATGACTTCTGCAATTCCGACAAGAACCACATCCAGCTTTCATCATTATCTACATCGACAACACCAAATGCAATCGGGAATGCTCCACCGTCACCATCGAAAGATGTGGCTACAAGTAATGTACCAAGGTATTTGTTTTGAAGTTGGATTCCACCAAGACTAATGATAGGCACACATCCATTCAGGAAGCCATAAATCGACGcgaaaaaagaaataaagagcCTATGGAACCGGTTATCTGACCCAGTAGTGAATACCTCTGCAATACTTCCGGGGTTAGTCCTTTTGATTTGTTCGCAGAATGAAGGAAGTTGGTAGTATCCTTCTTCAGAAGAGCCATAAATTGCTGCAAGTCCCCGCTCCTTCGCACGCCAAGCTTGCTTGTAAGGTATAGTGATTCCGTAATGCTTGTGAATGTCAAGTAGTATATCCTTCGGTTTGTAATTGATATTATTTCGTAGGCGTTCCTCTATAAACTTTACAATCCAATCCACGGAAGCTTGATGGTGACCGTTCTGTGCGTTTCTGCCACAGGTATGAGTCCCTTCGAGGCTTCTTATTATAAAGGTGGGAACACTAGGAAGCTTAACTGCACGGATACGCAATGGGCAGCCTTCTGAAGCGCACTTTGCAAAGTATCTGATCAGGTCGCTTTTTATGATACGGAGTTCAAAATGTTGCGCGATTGCAAATTCTTTTATCGCACTGCGGAAAGCCTTGACATCAGGGAACTCTTGACCGACAACAAAAGTGTGGTCCTCCATGTGAGAATCAAGTCAAGTGAAGAAATTTCGATCAGTCATTTAAACCCGCAAATATGTTTTGCAATCATCAGCATTCAAGATTATAGGTCAGCATCCTACATGAGCCGCCTTAACGCAATCATCCACACAAAGCCTGAAAGATGACAGGACATCATATACAAATAGCTGCACAGGAAGCACCAGTTTCATTCACATTAGACCAACAGGCAACTAAATCAGTATCACCTCAAATGACTTCTATACACTGCActctatgttgcacggaaacgtTGAAACGGAAAACGCCAAAACAAGAAACGGCAAAACGATAATTTTCacaaaaatacattataaatttaaaattatcagAGTTTGGGAAGTATTTCCagaaatataaatgaaatgTGAAACGCAAAACTCGACAAGTTTTCGTGCCATAATCATTCATGTTCCTGCACAAACGTTATAAGCGCTCGGCAGCATCCTCCCAAGTTTGTGGGTTCATTTCCTTACACAAGCGCTCCCGTccccaattatatataaatagttgaAATAAAAATCCATTTCATGCTAGTGcagcaagaaaaaaaaaatggaaacttCACAAGGTTAATACATAGCTGCCAtcaaaatattctaaaaattatcAAGCAGCCAAATGTACAAACAGACACACAATTACCAACCAAAATAACTACCAACACAAGCCCAGaagttcaaaaacattaaaatacaaGGTAAAATGTACATTAAAgcaaaagaataaattaaatatcagAGCTAAAATTTACCAAAAAGGAGACATCTTTttcttaaaaatgaaaaaacacaTGTAAAAACTTAAGTATGTTCTAATGGGTTTGAGTTTAAGTTGTAATAACTGACCGTAGATTGGAAAACAGATGCCCATATCATCAGATTTTGGGACTGGAAATTGGAAACAAAGCTGAGGTTGCACAGAGAGAACTGTATGGGTATTTTGTTGAAAGATTAGGGATTTTTAtggcttaatatatagtttgaccccGAACTTGTACTTTTTTACCCATCTAATCCTTAAACGTAACATCTCATCTATCGAACAtctaaatttgttaaaaaacTCGATTTgtctgaacttgataaatacgtaaatattgaatCCCTCCGTGTCCACTTGgtcttgaaacattctagaagaataTTTGTACGTATGTTAACTCTCACATGTTGAATTTGTTAtttgagagatttttaggtAAACTCTGTCTACTACGTCATTCGTGGACtagcctatcatattatgacacgtcaatAAAATAGTGAtactattataattttattaaatatttttttacacttttacatagtaatattacgatagtgccattaatTTAATGACGTGtaataatgtgataggtttagtttATATATGACGTAATGGACTGagtctatttaaaaatttctctttGTTATTTATCTATTATGTGTATGCCGACTCTctcactttattttttaaaaaacactcTCACATTACATGTAATATAGCACGGAGGTAAATCTTTGCCTATTAGGCAAGAAGATAGCAACGTgtaatatctattttttttcctcAAAAGTTAAAACTTCCATTAATAATaggcaaaaggtataaaaaaaatccttcaAGTTTCTCCAAAAGGACAAtgcagcccttttacttttttgggcACAAAAAAATCCTTGTTGTTTTTAAATCGAACAAAAAAACCCTTCCGTCTATGACTTTGACTAACAGACGTTAAGCCGCTGACGTGGCggtaggaaaaaagttcaaacacacccttaatatttaaaatacttaccaattttttatttataattttttatgtattatttcaccctcttcttcctaattaactctaattaatttttttattaaaatcaattaaaacataactaaaaccaattaaatttctcaaaattcaattaaatctaATCAAACCACCATCACCTAATCCTTCCGAAAAAATGATCGCCGGCATACCGAGTTAatcgtttttcctttttaattaaaaattagttaatttaattattttttttatttttaaattggcaCTCCGACCCAGCAATAGAACCATGTGATAGTTTTGCACCGTGAAAGATTTTAGGATCAAGAATAATACCCATACTCTCCACTAATACTTCACATTTCAATGCCTTCCTACATTTCCTCACCTCTCCTACACTCCCTCTTCTTCTACTTCACACCCATCACCTAAACACCCATAAACCCTTCACTTCATTATCACTTCTAAATTCACGTAAACAACTCAACACTCTAACATGAAATCTGACGATGAGAACTTCTCTTGATACTGGTCTTTATAATGATGTTTTGTTCTCGTACAAGAAGATGAAAGAATTGCGTGTTAACAATGACACCTTCACTTTTTCCATAATAAATAGAACCGTTACGTCTCTTAAGAGTGA includes:
- the LOC126660200 gene encoding uncharacterized protein LOC126660200 is translated as MEDHTFVVGQEFPDVKAFRSAIKEFAIAQHFELRIIKSDLIRYFAKCASEGCPLRIRAVKLPSVPTFIIRSLEGTHTCGRNAQNGHHQASVDWIVKFIEERLRNNINYKPKDILLDIHKHYGITIPYKQAWRAKERGLAAIYGSSEEGYYQLPSFCEQIKRTNPGSIAEVFTTGSDNRFHRLFISFFASIYGFLNGCVPIISLGGIQLQNKYLGTLLVATSFDGDGGAFPIAFGVVDVDNDESWMWFLSELQKSLATNVENISQHTFLSNGQKGIVDAIKIKFPSCSYAFCMHHLSESIGKEFKNSRLVHLLWKAACATTIAGFKEKMVEISEVSPAAAKWLQQYPPSQWALVYFEGTRYGHMSSNIEEFNSWIHEARELPVIQVLEQIQSKLVADFNDRRSKSNSWFSALVPSAEKHMIEAINIASSHQVLRSDEVEFEVISSDRSDIVNIGTDSCSCRDWQLQGIPCSHAVAAIISCRKDVYACTEKCFTVASYREAYAEAIRPIIEQIESRKMSNIATNDEDEEDAQIVRPPKFRRPPGRPEKKRVCVGDLNREKHTVHCGKCNQTGHYKTTCKAEIMKGIEQF